A single window of Mycobacterium sp. ITM-2016-00318 DNA harbors:
- the arsC gene encoding arsenate reductase (glutaredoxin) (This arsenate reductase requires both glutathione and glutaredoxin to convert arsenate to arsenite, after which the efflux transporter formed by ArsA and ArsB can extrude the arsenite from the cell, providing resistance.) has translation MTESVIYHNPRCTTSRKALELLRDNGIEPEVIQYLKSPPSRAELVKLIDDAGIDVRTAVRKRESLYAELNLDDADDDALLDAMVTHPILIERPFVVTPRGTRLARPLDSVREIL, from the coding sequence GTGACTGAGTCCGTCATCTATCACAATCCCCGCTGCACGACGTCTCGCAAGGCGCTGGAGCTGTTGCGCGACAACGGGATCGAGCCGGAAGTGATCCAGTACCTGAAGTCGCCGCCATCGCGCGCCGAGCTGGTCAAGCTGATCGACGACGCGGGCATCGATGTGCGCACCGCGGTGCGCAAGCGTGAATCGCTCTACGCCGAGCTGAATCTCGACGACGCCGACGACGACGCGCTGCTCGACGCCATGGTCACCCATCCGATCCTGATCGAGCGACCGTTCGTCGTCACTCCACGAGGCACCCGGCTGGCCAGGCCGCTCGACTCCGTTCGCGAGATTCTGTGA
- a CDS encoding 50S ribosomal protein L25/general stress protein Ctc, which translates to MAKTAARSENKLTASVRQETGKGASRRARRAGQVPAVLYGHGADPQHLLLSGRDFAAVLRHTGTNAVLTLDIEGNEQLALTKSLEIHPIRRNIQHADLLVVRRGEKVTVEVNVIVEGEAIPGTLVTQDTNTIEIESDVQAIPDQLTVSVEGADIGTQFTAGSITLPGGVSLISDPEMLVVNVVAAPTEEDLEAEGAGEAAEGEAAEVVEGEEGADGEAGEGGDAAEESSE; encoded by the coding sequence ATGGCCAAGACTGCGGCTCGCAGCGAGAACAAACTGACGGCATCGGTACGCCAGGAGACCGGCAAGGGTGCATCGCGCCGCGCGCGCCGCGCCGGCCAGGTCCCCGCCGTGCTGTACGGCCACGGCGCCGACCCCCAGCACCTGCTGCTGTCGGGTCGCGACTTCGCCGCCGTGCTCAGGCACACCGGCACCAACGCCGTGCTGACCCTCGACATCGAGGGCAACGAGCAGCTTGCGCTGACCAAGTCTTTGGAGATCCACCCGATCCGGCGCAACATCCAGCACGCCGACCTGCTCGTCGTCCGCCGCGGTGAGAAGGTGACCGTCGAGGTCAACGTGATCGTCGAGGGTGAAGCGATCCCGGGCACGCTCGTCACCCAGGACACCAACACCATCGAGATCGAGTCCGACGTCCAGGCCATCCCCGACCAGCTGACCGTGTCGGTCGAGGGCGCCGACATCGGCACCCAGTTCACCGCGGGGTCGATCACCCTGCCCGGCGGCGTCTCGCTGATCTCCGATCCGGAGATGCTCGTCGTCAACGTCGTCGCCGCACCGACCGAGGAAGATCTCGAGGCCGAGGGTGCAGGCGAGGCCGCCGAAGGCGAAGCCGCAGAGGTCGTCGAGGGCGAAGAGGGTGCCGACGGCGAGGCGGGCGAGGGCGGCGACGCCGCCGAAGAATCCTCCGAATAG
- the pth gene encoding aminoacyl-tRNA hydrolase, translating to MAEPLLVVGLGNPGPNYATTRHNLGFMVADILADRMGSTFKVHKKSGAKVVTGRLAGRAVVLAKPRVYMNESGRQVGPLAKFYSVPPADVVVIHDELDIDFGRIRLKFGGGVAGHNGLRSVASALSSNDFQRVRIGIGRPPGHKSGASFVLENFAKVERHEVPVLCEQAADATELLVAQGLEPAQNTVHAWD from the coding sequence ATGGCCGAGCCACTCTTGGTGGTGGGCCTCGGCAATCCCGGGCCCAACTACGCCACGACGCGGCACAACCTCGGCTTCATGGTCGCCGACATACTCGCCGACCGGATGGGCTCGACGTTCAAGGTGCACAAGAAGTCCGGTGCCAAGGTCGTCACCGGCAGGCTCGCGGGCCGGGCGGTAGTGCTGGCCAAACCCCGGGTGTACATGAACGAGTCGGGCCGCCAGGTCGGGCCGTTGGCCAAGTTCTACTCGGTGCCCCCTGCCGACGTGGTGGTCATCCACGATGAGCTCGACATCGACTTCGGCAGGATTCGGTTGAAGTTCGGTGGCGGCGTCGCGGGCCACAACGGCTTGCGGTCGGTGGCTTCGGCGTTGAGCAGCAACGATTTTCAGCGCGTGCGGATTGGTATCGGACGTCCGCCCGGCCACAAGTCGGGAGCGTCGTTCGTGCTGGAGAACTTCGCCAAGGTCGAGCGCCACGAGGTGCCGGTGCTCTGCGAGCAGGCCGCCGACGCTACGGAGTTGCTCGTCGCGCAGGGCCTCGAGCCGGCCCAGAACACCGTGCACGCCTGGGATTAG
- a CDS encoding ribose-phosphate diphosphokinase: MGTEWTDNRKNLMLFSGRAHPELAEQVAKELDSPVTPQTSRDFSNGEIFVRFDESVRGCDAFVLQSHPAPLNKWLMEQLIMIDALKRGSAKRITAILPFYPYARQDKKHRGREPISARLVADLLKTAGANRILTVDLHTDQIQGFFDGPVDHMRAQNLLTGYIAANYHDHDMVVVSPDSGRVRVAEKWADALGGVPLAFIHKTRDPLVPNQVVSNRVVGDVRGKTCILTDDMIDTGGTIAGAVKLLREDGAKDVVIAATHGVLSDPAPQRLADCGAREVIVTNTLPIGEDKQFPQLTVLSIAPLLADTIRAVFENGSVTGLFDGSA, translated from the coding sequence GTGGGCACCGAGTGGACCGACAACCGCAAGAATTTGATGCTGTTCTCGGGTCGCGCGCACCCGGAACTGGCTGAACAGGTCGCCAAGGAACTCGACTCCCCGGTCACCCCGCAGACCTCCCGCGACTTCTCCAACGGCGAGATCTTCGTCAGGTTCGACGAATCGGTCCGCGGATGCGACGCGTTCGTCCTCCAGAGCCACCCTGCGCCGCTCAACAAGTGGCTGATGGAACAGCTGATCATGATCGATGCGCTCAAGCGCGGCAGCGCCAAGCGGATCACCGCGATATTGCCGTTCTATCCCTACGCGCGTCAGGACAAAAAGCACCGCGGCCGCGAGCCGATCTCCGCACGCCTGGTCGCCGACCTGCTCAAGACCGCAGGCGCCAACCGGATCCTCACCGTGGACCTGCACACCGACCAGATCCAGGGCTTCTTCGACGGACCGGTGGACCACATGCGGGCGCAGAACCTGCTCACCGGCTACATCGCTGCGAATTACCACGATCACGACATGGTCGTGGTGTCGCCGGACTCCGGCCGTGTGCGCGTCGCAGAGAAGTGGGCCGACGCGCTGGGCGGCGTACCGCTGGCCTTCATCCACAAGACCCGCGATCCGTTGGTGCCCAACCAGGTGGTGTCCAACCGCGTGGTCGGCGACGTGCGGGGCAAGACCTGCATCCTCACCGACGACATGATCGATACCGGCGGCACGATCGCCGGGGCGGTGAAGCTGCTGCGCGAAGACGGCGCCAAGGACGTGGTCATCGCAGCGACGCACGGCGTGCTGTCCGATCCCGCCCCTCAACGGCTGGCCGACTGCGGCGCTCGCGAGGTGATCGTCACCAACACCCTGCCGATCGGCGAAGACAAGCAGTTCCCGCAGCTGACCGTGTTGTCCATCGCGCCGCTGCTGGCCGACACCATTCGCGCCGTATTCGAGAACGGTTCGGTGACAGGACTTTTCGACGGGTCTGCGTAA
- a CDS encoding ABC transporter permease has protein sequence MTVTVPQSSTTSNRPQIRPTNILEQSWIMVKRNMTHTKRMPEMLSDVTVQPIMFVLLFAFVFGASIATRGSASYREFLLPGIQAQTIVFTAFVVSTGITADIEKGIIDRFRSLPIRRSAVLIGRSVASLLHSSIGVVVMAVTGLCIGWRIRGSVAEAVLAFGLILVFGFGMIWFGILIGSLMRSVEAVNGVMFTVLFPITFLANTFAPTEPMQHWLRVIAEWNPVSSLAQAMRELWGNGPAAPPDAQLPLHHPVLATILYSLALTAIFAPVALRAYARRTEN, from the coding sequence ATGACCGTCACGGTGCCACAGTCGAGCACCACATCGAACAGGCCGCAGATCCGACCGACCAATATCCTCGAGCAGTCGTGGATCATGGTCAAACGCAACATGACTCACACCAAGCGGATGCCGGAGATGCTGAGCGACGTGACGGTGCAGCCGATCATGTTCGTGCTGCTGTTCGCCTTCGTGTTCGGTGCGTCGATCGCGACAAGGGGTAGCGCGTCCTACCGCGAGTTCCTGCTGCCCGGGATCCAGGCCCAGACCATCGTCTTCACCGCCTTCGTCGTATCGACAGGGATCACCGCCGACATCGAGAAAGGCATCATCGATCGCTTCCGCTCGTTACCGATCAGGCGGTCAGCGGTGCTCATCGGGCGCAGCGTCGCGAGCCTGCTGCACTCGTCGATCGGTGTCGTGGTGATGGCGGTGACGGGCCTGTGCATCGGCTGGCGGATCCGGGGAAGCGTTGCAGAAGCGGTGTTGGCATTCGGGCTGATCCTGGTATTCGGGTTCGGCATGATCTGGTTCGGCATTTTGATCGGCTCGCTGATGCGCTCGGTCGAGGCGGTCAACGGCGTGATGTTCACCGTGCTCTTCCCGATCACGTTCCTGGCCAACACCTTTGCACCGACGGAGCCGATGCAGCACTGGCTGCGCGTCATCGCCGAATGGAACCCGGTGTCATCGCTGGCACAGGCGATGCGCGAACTGTGGGGTAACGGTCCGGCCGCACCGCCGGATGCGCAGCTGCCGCTGCACCACCCCGTGCTCGCCACCATCCTGTACTCGCTCGCGCTGACGGCGATATTCGCACCGGTCGCATTGCGCGCCTACGCGCGTCGCACCGAGAACTAG
- a CDS encoding oxidoreductase — protein sequence MSGWTAADLPSFTGRTVVVTGANSGLGEITARELARVGARVILAVRNTDKGDAAAAGMTGDVEVRKLDLQDLASVRTFADRLDGVDVLVNNAGIMAVPYATTVDGFESQIGTNHLGHFALTNLLLPKITDRVVTVSSMLHLLGYISLKDLNWKSRPYLAWPAYGQSKLANLMFTSELQRRLTAAGSSLKAHAVHPGYSATNLQGHSGNAIGERFAKAGNRLATDAAFGARQTLYAVSADLPGDTFVGPRFAMWGPSGPAMRSPLARDATKAAALWELSEQLTGTEFAL from the coding sequence ATGAGTGGATGGACTGCCGCCGACCTGCCCTCGTTCACCGGCCGCACCGTCGTCGTCACCGGCGCCAACAGCGGGCTCGGCGAAATCACCGCGCGCGAGCTGGCCCGGGTCGGGGCCAGGGTGATCCTCGCGGTGCGCAACACCGACAAGGGCGATGCGGCCGCTGCGGGCATGACGGGTGACGTCGAGGTGCGCAAGCTTGACCTGCAGGATCTCGCGTCGGTGCGCACCTTCGCCGACAGACTCGACGGCGTCGATGTGCTGGTCAATAACGCCGGAATCATGGCTGTGCCGTATGCCACGACCGTCGACGGGTTCGAAAGCCAGATCGGCACGAACCACCTCGGCCACTTCGCGCTGACCAACCTTCTGCTGCCGAAGATCACCGACCGGGTGGTGACGGTGTCGTCGATGCTGCACCTGCTGGGTTACATCAGCCTGAAAGACCTCAACTGGAAGTCTCGGCCGTACCTGGCGTGGCCGGCCTACGGCCAGTCGAAGTTGGCCAACCTGATGTTCACCAGTGAGCTGCAGCGCCGGCTGACCGCGGCGGGCTCCAGCCTCAAGGCGCACGCGGTGCATCCCGGGTATTCGGCCACCAACCTGCAGGGTCACAGCGGCAATGCGATCGGCGAGCGGTTCGCGAAGGCGGGCAACCGCCTGGCCACCGACGCCGCATTCGGCGCGCGGCAGACGCTCTATGCGGTGTCGGCGGACCTGCCGGGCGACACCTTCGTCGGCCCGCGGTTCGCAATGTGGGGCCCGAGTGGACCCGCGATGCGCAGTCCCCTGGCCCGCGACGCCACGAAGGCGGCCGCCCTGTGGGAGCTGTCCGAGCAGCTCACGGGCACCGAATTCGCACTGTGA
- a CDS encoding LpqN/LpqT family lipoprotein — MAAIFALLSIAAAGCGAQSADYTSVLTTTTSAKPTETETPVPIAQYLESAGVIGKPVAADKLTDLVITLPRPKGWEPYSNPRFAPGTRVIAKGDTYPTAMLMVFQLTGGDFDAKKAIEHGNADAKLSQNFKELNASLDDFKGFPSSMIEGSYDLNGRRMHSYNRVVLATGGPPAKLRYLVQLTVTGYAEKAQADAPDIESIIGGFNVAPKK; from the coding sequence ATAGCGGCGATCTTCGCGTTGCTGTCCATCGCCGCCGCGGGCTGCGGCGCGCAGTCCGCCGACTACACCTCGGTGTTGACCACCACCACGAGCGCCAAGCCGACCGAGACCGAGACGCCGGTCCCGATCGCGCAGTACCTGGAGAGCGCGGGGGTTATCGGAAAACCCGTCGCGGCTGACAAGCTGACCGACCTCGTCATCACCCTGCCGCGGCCTAAAGGCTGGGAGCCGTACAGCAATCCGCGGTTCGCACCGGGCACCCGCGTCATCGCCAAGGGCGACACCTACCCCACCGCGATGTTAATGGTCTTCCAGCTGACCGGCGGGGACTTCGACGCGAAGAAGGCCATCGAACACGGCAACGCCGACGCCAAGCTGTCGCAGAACTTCAAGGAGCTCAACGCGTCGCTCGATGACTTCAAGGGCTTCCCGTCCTCGATGATCGAGGGCAGTTACGACCTCAACGGCAGGCGAATGCATTCCTACAACCGCGTCGTCCTGGCGACCGGAGGGCCGCCGGCCAAACTGCGCTATCTGGTGCAACTCACCGTGACCGGCTACGCCGAAAAGGCGCAGGCCGATGCGCCCGACATCGAGTCGATCATCGGCGGGTTCAACGTCGCCCCCAAGAAGTAG
- a CDS encoding fatty acyl-AMP ligase: protein MSRFTEKMYRSARNATTGMVTGEPHEPVRHTWGEVHERARQIAGGLAAAGIGHGDAVGVLAGFPVEIAPTAQGLWMRGASLTMLHQPTPRTDLVVWAEDTMNVVQMIEAKAVIVSEPFMVAVPVLEEHGIEVLTVPELLASDPIDPIDVDEDDLALMQLTSGSTGSPKAVQITHRNIYSNAEAMFIGAEYDVEKDVMVSWLPCFHDMGMVGFLTIPMYFGAELVKVTPMDFLRDTLLWARLIDKYKGTMTAAPNFAYALLAKRLRRQAKPGEFDLSTLRFALSGAEPVEPADVEDLLDAGKPFGLTPGAILPAYGMAETTLAVSFSPCNAGLVVDEVDADLLAALRRAVPATKGNTRRLATLGPLLEGLEARIIDEQGNVMPSRGVGIIELRGEPVTPGYITMGGFIPAQDEHGWYDTGDLGYITDDGHIVVCGRVKDVIIMAGRNIYPTDIERAASRVEGVRPGCAVAVRLDAGHARETFAVAVESNAWEDPDAVHRIERQVAHEVVAEVDVRPRNVVVLGPGTIPKTPSGKLRRANSVALVT from the coding sequence GTGAGCAGATTCACCGAGAAGATGTACCGCAGTGCCCGTAACGCCACTACGGGCATGGTGACCGGTGAACCCCACGAACCCGTCCGTCACACCTGGGGCGAGGTGCACGAGCGCGCCCGCCAGATCGCGGGTGGCCTCGCCGCCGCGGGCATCGGTCATGGCGACGCCGTCGGCGTGCTCGCCGGCTTCCCGGTGGAGATCGCGCCGACCGCTCAGGGCCTGTGGATGCGCGGCGCCAGCCTGACCATGCTGCACCAGCCCACTCCGCGCACCGACCTTGTGGTCTGGGCCGAAGACACCATGAACGTCGTGCAGATGATCGAGGCCAAGGCCGTCATCGTCTCCGAGCCGTTCATGGTCGCCGTGCCCGTGCTCGAGGAGCACGGCATCGAGGTTCTGACCGTTCCCGAGCTGCTGGCGTCCGACCCGATCGATCCGATCGACGTCGACGAGGACGACCTGGCGCTGATGCAGCTGACGTCGGGCTCCACCGGCTCGCCGAAGGCCGTGCAGATCACCCACCGCAACATCTACTCCAACGCCGAAGCCATGTTCATCGGCGCCGAGTACGACGTCGAAAAGGACGTCATGGTCAGCTGGCTGCCGTGCTTCCACGACATGGGCATGGTCGGCTTCCTGACGATTCCGATGTACTTCGGCGCCGAGCTGGTCAAGGTCACGCCGATGGACTTCCTGCGCGACACCCTGCTGTGGGCGCGGCTGATCGACAAGTACAAGGGCACGATGACCGCGGCGCCGAACTTCGCGTACGCGCTACTGGCCAAGCGGCTGCGGCGGCAGGCCAAGCCCGGCGAGTTCGATCTGTCGACGCTGCGGTTCGCGCTCTCGGGCGCCGAGCCCGTCGAACCCGCGGACGTCGAGGATCTGCTCGACGCGGGTAAGCCGTTCGGCCTGACGCCGGGTGCGATCCTGCCCGCCTACGGCATGGCCGAGACGACGCTGGCGGTGTCCTTCTCGCCGTGCAACGCCGGCCTGGTGGTCGACGAGGTCGACGCCGATCTGCTTGCCGCTCTGCGGCGCGCGGTGCCCGCGACGAAGGGCAACACCCGCAGGCTAGCCACCCTCGGCCCGCTGCTGGAAGGCCTCGAGGCACGCATCATCGACGAGCAGGGCAATGTCATGCCCTCCCGCGGCGTCGGCATCATCGAGTTGCGCGGCGAGCCCGTCACCCCCGGCTACATCACCATGGGCGGTTTCATCCCGGCTCAGGACGAGCACGGCTGGTATGACACCGGCGACCTCGGCTACATCACCGACGACGGACATATCGTGGTCTGCGGTCGCGTGAAGGACGTCATCATCATGGCCGGGCGCAACATCTACCCGACCGACATCGAGCGGGCGGCAAGCCGCGTCGAAGGCGTTCGCCCCGGCTGCGCGGTCGCGGTGCGGCTCGACGCCGGGCACGCCAGGGAGACGTTCGCCGTCGCCGTGGAGTCCAACGCGTGGGAGGACCCCGACGCCGTGCACCGCATCGAGCGTCAGGTGGCCCACGAGGTGGTCGCCGAGGTCGACGTGCGGCCGCGCAACGTCGTGGTGCTGGGCCCGGGCACGATTCCGAAGACACCGTCGGGCAAGCTGCGCCGCGCGAACTCCGTCGCACTGGTCACCTAA
- a CDS encoding ATP-binding cassette domain-containing protein — MPSPSAIEAVDLVKRFGDNTAVDGVSFSVAPGTVLGLLGPNGAGKTTTVRMMTTLSVPTSGTARVAGYDVRDEPDMVRRHMGLTGQVATVDELLTGRENIRMIGGLYGIARRELNRLADELLEQFSIADAADRPVRSYSGGMRRRLDLAVSLIASPPVLFLDEPTTGLDPRSRSDLWEMLRGLVAQGTTLLLTTQYLEEADQLADDIVVIDHGRIIAHGTPLQLKQQAGTASLLVTVSHAADLPAARELLGRTGADVHVDVGARQLTASATGIAELTRVAGWLQDSAIEVDDIGLSRPSLDDVFLSLTGHRADADQAEEKGA, encoded by the coding sequence ATGCCTTCTCCTTCCGCCATCGAAGCCGTCGATCTGGTGAAGAGGTTCGGCGACAACACCGCCGTCGACGGCGTCAGCTTTTCCGTGGCTCCTGGAACCGTGCTCGGGCTGCTCGGCCCCAACGGGGCGGGCAAGACCACCACGGTCCGGATGATGACGACGCTGTCGGTACCGACCAGCGGCACCGCCCGGGTCGCCGGCTACGACGTCCGCGACGAACCCGACATGGTGCGCCGCCACATGGGCCTGACGGGCCAGGTCGCCACCGTCGACGAACTGTTGACCGGGCGCGAGAACATCCGAATGATCGGCGGCCTGTACGGCATCGCCCGACGAGAGCTCAACCGGCTGGCAGATGAACTGCTGGAACAGTTCTCGATCGCCGACGCCGCTGACCGGCCGGTGCGGTCGTACTCGGGTGGGATGCGCAGGCGGCTCGACCTCGCCGTCAGCCTCATCGCCTCGCCGCCGGTGCTCTTCCTCGACGAGCCGACGACCGGTCTGGACCCGCGCAGCCGCAGCGATCTGTGGGAGATGCTGCGCGGGCTCGTGGCACAGGGCACCACGCTGCTGCTGACCACCCAATACCTCGAAGAGGCCGACCAATTGGCCGACGACATCGTGGTCATCGACCACGGCCGGATCATCGCCCACGGCACGCCGCTCCAGCTCAAGCAGCAGGCAGGCACGGCCAGCCTGCTCGTCACCGTTTCGCATGCCGCCGACCTGCCTGCAGCGCGCGAACTGCTCGGCCGTACCGGCGCCGATGTGCACGTCGACGTCGGTGCGCGGCAGCTCACCGCGTCGGCCACCGGCATCGCCGAGCTGACCCGGGTGGCCGGTTGGCTGCAGGACAGCGCGATCGAAGTCGACGACATCGGCCTGTCCCGGCCGAGTCTTGACGACGTGTTCCTCTCGCTCACCGGCCACCGGGCCGACGCCGACCAAGCCGAGGAGAAGGGCGCATGA